The following are from one region of the Nocardioides marmotae genome:
- the dnaA gene encoding chromosomal replication initiator protein DnaA: MDESTPDLGTAWRQVVDDLQAHQRAWLTASEPVTLHESTAIVAVPNDFTRGQLEGRLRGQLEDALTVAFGREIRIAVTVNPALDAAAAPAPPERTDTLAPLDPTLLGEVALSTNPLGDPAAVPPPARPGSAAPDDDGGVPDHLDRGRIRDHLRDPGDGGYLGDAFPGHGAVTGSADASRPTALETRLNPKYTFETFVIGSSNRFPHAAAVAVAEAPGKAYNPLLVYGDSGLGKTHLLHAIGHYVRSLYTGAKVRYVSSEEFTNEFINAIRDDRQDRFKRRYRDVDVLLIDDIQFLEGKTQTQEEFFHTFNTLHNANKQIVLTSDRAPKRLEALEDRLRNRFEWGLITDVQPPDLETRIAILRKKAAMDRLTAPPDVLEFIASKIQTNIRELEGALIRVTAFANLNRQEVDMTLAEIVLKDLIPEGGEPEITAGLIIAQTAAYFGLSIEELTGPSRGRHLVMARQIAMYLCRELTDLSLPKIGAQFGNRDHTTVMYADRKINQLLAERRAVFNQVSELTNRVKMQARQG, from the coding sequence GTGGACGAGAGCACGCCGGACCTCGGGACCGCCTGGCGGCAGGTCGTCGACGACCTCCAGGCCCACCAGCGCGCCTGGCTGACCGCCAGCGAGCCGGTGACCCTCCACGAGAGCACCGCGATCGTGGCGGTGCCCAACGACTTCACCCGCGGCCAGCTCGAGGGCCGGCTGCGCGGACAGCTCGAGGATGCCCTCACCGTGGCGTTCGGGCGGGAGATCCGGATCGCGGTGACCGTCAACCCGGCGCTCGACGCCGCGGCCGCGCCCGCACCGCCCGAGCGGACCGACACCCTCGCGCCGCTCGACCCGACCTTGCTCGGCGAAGTCGCTTTGTCGACAAATCCCCTTGGCGACCCGGCCGCGGTGCCGCCGCCGGCCCGGCCGGGCTCGGCAGCGCCGGACGACGACGGCGGGGTGCCCGACCACCTCGACCGCGGCCGGATCCGCGACCACCTCCGCGACCCGGGCGACGGCGGCTACCTCGGCGACGCCTTCCCCGGCCACGGCGCCGTCACCGGCTCGGCCGACGCCTCGCGCCCGACGGCGCTGGAGACCCGGCTCAACCCGAAGTACACCTTCGAGACCTTCGTCATCGGCTCCTCGAACCGCTTCCCGCACGCCGCGGCGGTCGCCGTGGCCGAGGCGCCCGGCAAGGCGTACAACCCCCTGCTCGTCTACGGCGACTCCGGCCTGGGCAAGACCCACCTCCTGCACGCGATCGGCCACTACGTCCGCAGCCTCTACACCGGCGCCAAGGTGCGCTACGTGTCGAGCGAGGAGTTCACCAACGAGTTCATCAACGCGATCCGGGACGACCGGCAGGACCGGTTCAAGCGCCGCTACCGCGACGTCGACGTGCTGCTCATCGACGACATCCAGTTCCTGGAGGGGAAGACCCAGACGCAGGAGGAGTTCTTCCACACGTTCAACACCCTCCACAACGCCAACAAGCAGATCGTGCTGACCTCCGACCGAGCGCCCAAGCGGCTCGAGGCGCTCGAGGACCGGCTGCGCAACCGGTTCGAGTGGGGCCTGATCACCGACGTGCAGCCGCCCGACCTCGAGACGCGGATCGCGATCCTGCGCAAGAAGGCCGCGATGGACCGGCTCACCGCGCCGCCGGACGTGCTGGAGTTCATCGCCTCGAAGATCCAGACCAACATCCGCGAGCTCGAGGGCGCGCTGATCCGGGTGACGGCGTTCGCGAACCTCAACCGCCAGGAGGTCGACATGACCCTGGCCGAGATCGTGCTCAAGGACCTGATCCCCGAGGGCGGCGAGCCGGAGATCACCGCCGGGCTGATCATCGCCCAGACCGCGGCGTACTTCGGGCTCTCGATCGAGGAGCTCACCGGGCCCAGCCGCGGTCGGCACCTGGTCATGGCCCGTCAGATCGCGATGTACCTGTGCCGCGAGCTCACCGACCTCTCGCTGCCGAAGATCGGTGCGCAGTTCGGCAACCGCGACCACACGACGGTGATGTACGCCGACCGCAAGATCAACCAGCTCCTCGCCGAGCGCCGGGCGGTCTTCAACCAGGTCAGCGAGCTGACCAACCGCGTGAAGATGCAGGCCCGGCAGGGCTGA
- a CDS encoding MarR family winged helix-turn-helix transcriptional regulator has product MRHPQLALDEQLCFPLYAATRAVTQRYTELLGEVGLTYPQYLALLALWEAGEPVSVGALGKRLRLDSGTLTPLLKRLEAVGHVSRRRDPADERRVLVEPTEQGWALRERVAEVPARIAGGLGLSLEELVRLRTDLTTLLEALDATAG; this is encoded by the coding sequence ATCCGCCATCCCCAGCTCGCGCTGGACGAGCAGCTCTGCTTCCCGCTGTACGCCGCCACCCGCGCGGTCACCCAGCGCTACACCGAGCTCCTGGGCGAGGTGGGGCTCACCTACCCGCAGTACCTCGCGCTGCTGGCGCTGTGGGAGGCCGGCGAGCCGGTCTCGGTCGGCGCGCTCGGGAAGCGGCTGCGCCTGGACTCCGGCACGCTGACCCCCCTGCTCAAGCGGCTGGAGGCGGTCGGCCACGTCAGCCGGCGGCGCGACCCGGCCGACGAGCGCCGCGTGCTCGTGGAGCCCACCGAGCAGGGCTGGGCGCTGCGCGAGCGGGTCGCCGAGGTGCCCGCACGGATCGCCGGCGGGCTCGGGCTCTCCCTCGAGGAGCTGGTGCGCCTGCGCACCGACCTCACCACCCTGCTCGAGGCGCTCGACGCCACCGCGGGCTGA
- a CDS encoding organic hydroperoxide resistance protein: MEIMYTASAAATGDGRNGHVQSTDGHLDTDVRTPPEMGGPGGATNPEQLFAAGYAACFHSALKLVAGKAGADTTDSEVVADVSIGPNDAGGFGLAVQLEVSLPQVEPDRARELVEQAHQVCPYSNATRGNIEVTLTVA, encoded by the coding sequence ATGGAGATCATGTACACCGCCAGCGCCGCCGCGACCGGGGACGGCCGCAACGGCCACGTCCAGTCCACCGACGGCCACCTCGACACCGACGTCCGCACGCCTCCGGAGATGGGCGGCCCGGGTGGCGCCACCAACCCCGAGCAGCTCTTCGCCGCCGGGTACGCCGCGTGCTTCCACTCCGCGCTCAAGCTGGTCGCGGGCAAGGCCGGCGCCGACACGACCGACTCCGAGGTCGTCGCCGACGTCTCGATCGGCCCGAACGACGCCGGGGGCTTCGGCCTCGCCGTCCAGCTCGAGGTGAGCCTGCCGCAGGTCGAGCCGGACCGGGCGCGCGAGCTCGTCGAGCAGGCCCACCAGGTCTGCCCCTACTCCAACGCCACCCGCGGCAACATCGAGGTCACCCTCACCGTCGCCTGA
- the dnaN gene encoding DNA polymerase III subunit beta, which yields MKFRVDRDVLADAVAWAARSLPVRPSVPVLAGLLIDASDDGLVLSSFDYETSARATLSADVADEGKALVSGRLLSDICRSLPSKPVEMTLEGTRVSLTCGSARFSLQTMPVEDYPSLPDMPAATGTVRSDEFAHAVAQAVTAAGRDDMLPVLTGVRIEIDGSTISLLATDRFRLSQRELQWDPRTPDESAAALVPAKVLGDTAKSLTAGSEVTIALAASGSGEGIIGFEGNAPGGVRRTTTRLLDGEFPKVRSLFPNEHLTVARVDKAALVESVKRVALVAERNTAVQLAFSDGVLTLDAGSGDEAQASESIEAQIDGDDITTGFNPQFLLDGLTAIDQPVVELAFTQASKPVVISGSAPAGEGDGDGEGAEGGAESTEPGFRYLLMPRRLLS from the coding sequence GTGAAGTTCCGCGTCGACCGCGACGTGCTCGCGGATGCCGTCGCCTGGGCTGCCCGCAGCCTCCCGGTCCGACCGAGCGTGCCGGTGCTCGCCGGTCTGCTCATCGACGCGAGCGACGACGGCCTGGTCCTGTCGAGCTTCGACTACGAGACCTCCGCCCGGGCGACGCTGAGCGCCGACGTGGCCGACGAGGGCAAGGCGCTGGTCAGCGGCCGGCTGCTCTCCGACATCTGCCGCAGCCTGCCGAGCAAGCCCGTGGAGATGACCCTCGAGGGCACCCGGGTCTCGCTGACCTGCGGCTCGGCCCGGTTCAGCCTGCAGACGATGCCGGTCGAGGACTACCCGTCCCTGCCCGACATGCCGGCCGCGACCGGCACCGTCCGCAGCGACGAGTTCGCCCACGCCGTCGCGCAGGCCGTGACCGCCGCAGGCCGCGACGACATGCTGCCCGTGCTCACCGGCGTCCGGATCGAGATCGACGGCTCGACGATCTCGCTGCTGGCCACCGACCGCTTCCGGCTCTCCCAGCGCGAGCTCCAGTGGGACCCGCGCACCCCCGACGAGAGCGCCGCCGCGCTGGTGCCGGCCAAGGTGCTCGGCGACACCGCGAAGTCGCTCACCGCCGGCAGCGAGGTCACCATCGCGCTGGCCGCGAGCGGCAGCGGCGAGGGCATCATCGGCTTCGAGGGCAACGCGCCCGGCGGCGTACGCCGCACCACCACGCGCCTGCTCGACGGTGAGTTCCCGAAGGTGCGCAGCCTCTTCCCCAACGAGCACCTCACCGTCGCCCGGGTCGACAAGGCCGCGCTGGTCGAGTCGGTCAAGCGCGTCGCGCTCGTCGCCGAGCGCAACACCGCGGTCCAGCTCGCCTTCAGCGACGGGGTGCTCACCCTCGACGCCGGCTCCGGCGACGAGGCGCAGGCCTCGGAGTCGATCGAGGCCCAGATCGACGGCGACGACATCACCACCGGCTTCAACCCGCAGTTCCTCCTCGACGGCCTGACCGCGATCGACCAGCCGGTCGTCGAGCTCGCCTTCACCCAGGCCTCCAAGCCGGTCGTGATCAGCGGCTCGGCGCCGGCGGGCGAGGGCGACGGCGACGGCGAGGGTGCCGAGGGCGGCGCGGAGAGCACCGAGCCGGGCTTCCGCTACCTGCTCATGCCCCGGCGCCTCCTCTCCTGA
- the gnd gene encoding phosphogluconate dehydrogenase (NAD(+)-dependent, decarboxylating), producing MDLGLVGLGKMGGNMRERLRRAGHTVVGFDRNPDVSDADSLEDLVAQLPSPKVVWVMVPAGEPTRATVAALADLLGEGDLVIDGGNSRWTDDLAHAELLAERGIGFVDCGVSGGVWGLENGYALMYGGAPDDVAKAQPVFDALKPEGDFGSVHAGKVGAGHFSKMVHNGIEYAIMQSYAEGWELLEKVDMVDNVTEVMRSWREGTVIRSWLLDLLVAALDDEPGLEGIRGYAEDSGEGRWTVEAGIEHAVATPAITAALYARFVSRQDDSPAMKAVAAMRNQFGGHAMQTAAPKGGDAAGTPDQADSAQAAGSGADSAPAES from the coding sequence ATGGACCTCGGACTCGTCGGCCTGGGCAAGATGGGCGGCAACATGCGCGAGCGGCTGCGCCGCGCGGGCCACACCGTCGTCGGGTTCGACCGCAACCCCGACGTCAGCGACGCCGACTCCCTCGAGGACCTGGTCGCGCAGCTGCCCTCGCCGAAGGTCGTGTGGGTGATGGTCCCGGCCGGCGAGCCGACGCGGGCCACGGTCGCGGCGCTCGCCGACCTCCTCGGCGAGGGCGACCTGGTCATCGACGGCGGCAACTCCCGCTGGACCGACGACCTCGCCCACGCCGAGCTGCTCGCCGAGCGCGGCATCGGGTTCGTCGACTGCGGGGTCTCCGGCGGCGTCTGGGGCCTGGAGAACGGCTACGCCCTGATGTACGGCGGCGCCCCCGACGACGTCGCGAAGGCCCAGCCGGTCTTCGACGCGCTCAAGCCCGAGGGCGACTTCGGCTCCGTGCACGCCGGCAAGGTGGGCGCGGGCCACTTCTCCAAGATGGTCCACAACGGCATCGAGTACGCGATCATGCAGTCCTACGCCGAGGGCTGGGAGCTGCTCGAGAAGGTCGACATGGTCGACAACGTCACCGAGGTGATGCGCTCCTGGCGCGAGGGCACCGTCATCCGCTCCTGGCTGCTGGACCTGCTGGTCGCCGCGCTGGACGACGAGCCCGGCCTGGAGGGGATCCGCGGCTACGCCGAGGACTCCGGCGAGGGCCGCTGGACCGTCGAGGCCGGCATCGAGCACGCCGTCGCCACCCCCGCGATCACCGCCGCCCTCTACGCCCGCTTCGTCTCCCGGCAGGACGACTCCCCCGCGATGAAGGCGGTCGCGGCGATGCGCAACCAGTTCGGCGGCCACGCCATGCAGACCGCCGCGCCCAAGGGCGGCGACGCCGCCGGGACCCCGGACCAGGCCGACTCGGCCCAGGCGGCCGGGTCCGGCGCCGACAGCGCGCCGGCGGAGAGCTAG
- the recF gene encoding DNA replication/repair protein RecF (All proteins in this family for which functions are known are DNA-binding proteins that assist the filamentation of RecA onto DNA for the initiation of recombination or recombinational repair.) — protein MHVSHLTLHDFRSYATADVELGPGVTAFIGRNGQGKTNLVEAVDYLSRLSSHRVASDAPLVRAGAEQAIVRAAVVRDGRTAVLEVEINPGRSNRARINRSPLPRARELIGLVRTVVFSPEDLTLVKGDPSDRRRFLDDLLVLRAPRLAGVRSDYDRVLKQRNSLLKTAGAARRGSSSQEAALATLAVWDEHLARNGAELLAARLDLVERLAPYVGKAYATVARGAGRDDAAIEYRPSFDLGGVSDVAGLVERLLAELERRRSDELDRGLSLVGPHRDDLLLTLAHGGGVQKLPVKGYASHGESWSVALALRLASYDLLRADGDDPILVLDDVFAELDTERRAQLAELVAGAEQVLVTAAVGADVPEALAGARFTVAGGEVRRDD, from the coding sequence GTGCACGTCTCCCACCTCACCCTGCACGACTTCCGCTCCTACGCCACCGCCGACGTCGAGCTCGGACCCGGCGTCACGGCGTTCATCGGGCGCAACGGCCAGGGCAAGACCAACCTGGTGGAGGCGGTCGACTACCTCTCCCGGCTCAGCTCGCACCGGGTCGCCAGCGACGCGCCCCTGGTGCGGGCCGGCGCCGAGCAGGCGATCGTGCGCGCGGCGGTCGTGCGCGACGGGCGCACCGCGGTGCTCGAGGTCGAGATCAACCCGGGGCGCTCCAACCGCGCCCGGATCAACCGCTCCCCCCTCCCCCGCGCCCGGGAGCTGATCGGGCTGGTGCGCACCGTCGTCTTCTCCCCCGAGGACCTCACCCTGGTCAAGGGCGACCCCTCGGACCGGCGCCGCTTCCTCGACGACCTCCTCGTCCTGCGCGCCCCGCGACTGGCCGGCGTCCGCTCCGACTACGACCGCGTGCTCAAGCAGCGCAACTCCCTGCTCAAGACGGCCGGCGCCGCACGCCGCGGCAGCTCCTCGCAGGAGGCGGCGCTGGCGACGCTGGCGGTCTGGGACGAGCACCTCGCGCGCAACGGCGCGGAGCTGCTGGCAGCCCGCCTCGACCTGGTCGAGCGGCTGGCGCCGTACGTCGGCAAGGCCTATGCGACCGTCGCCCGCGGCGCCGGCCGCGACGACGCCGCGATCGAGTACCGCCCCTCCTTCGACCTCGGCGGGGTCAGCGACGTCGCCGGACTGGTCGAGCGGCTCCTCGCCGAGCTCGAGCGGCGCCGCTCCGACGAGCTGGACCGCGGCCTGTCGCTGGTGGGGCCGCACCGCGACGACCTGCTGCTCACCCTGGCCCACGGCGGCGGGGTCCAGAAGCTGCCGGTCAAGGGGTACGCCTCGCACGGGGAGTCCTGGTCGGTGGCGCTCGCGCTGCGCCTGGCCTCCTACGACCTGTTGCGCGCCGACGGCGACGACCCGATCCTGGTCCTGGACGACGTCTTCGCCGAGCTCGACACCGAGCGTCGCGCCCAGCTCGCCGAGCTGGTCGCCGGCGCCGAGCAGGTGCTGGTCACCGCCGCGGTCGGCGCGGACGTGCCGGAAGCGCTGGCCGGCGCCCGGTTCACCGTCGCCGGAGGGGAGGTACGCCGCGATGACTGA
- a CDS encoding DUF721 domain-containing protein: MTDEPTSGAASGSPADGPADGPADGPADGPADEAPHRDDGLDLARALTRATAGSTPRARRRRPWVDRPRGTRVTGAHPDDRDPQLIDSTLGRLVAERGWELDLRVHGVFGRWAELVGAEVAAHCTPESFDEGRLVVRTDSTAWATQLRLLAPTVVRRLNEELGHGTVTVIEVLGPHLPSWKKGPRSVRDGRGPRDTYG, from the coding sequence ATGACTGACGAGCCGACGTCCGGCGCCGCCTCGGGGAGCCCGGCGGACGGCCCGGCGGACGGCCCGGCGGACGGCCCGGCGGACGGCCCGGCGGACGAGGCCCCGCACCGCGACGACGGGCTGGACCTGGCCCGCGCGCTGACCCGCGCCACGGCGGGCTCGACCCCCCGGGCGCGGCGGCGACGGCCGTGGGTCGACCGGCCCCGCGGCACCCGGGTCACCGGCGCGCACCCCGACGACCGCGACCCCCAGCTGATCGACAGCACCCTGGGCCGGCTCGTCGCCGAGCGCGGCTGGGAGCTGGACCTGCGGGTGCACGGCGTCTTCGGGCGCTGGGCCGAGCTGGTCGGCGCCGAGGTGGCGGCCCACTGCACCCCGGAGTCCTTCGACGAGGGCCGGCTCGTGGTGCGCACCGACTCCACCGCCTGGGCGACCCAGCTGCGGCTGCTCGCCCCCACCGTCGTGCGCCGGCTCAACGAGGAGCTCGGCCACGGCACCGTGACCGTGATCGAGGTCCTCGGGCCGCACCTGCCGAGCTGGAAGAAGGGCCCGCGCTCGGTCCGCGACGGCCGCGGTCCCCGCGACACCTACGGCTGA
- the gyrB gene encoding DNA topoisomerase (ATP-hydrolyzing) subunit B, translating into MSSRVEGAYDASAIQVLEGLEAVRKRPGMYIGSTGERGLHHLIWEIVDNAVDERMAGHADRIVVTLCDDGAMRVEDNGRGIPTGTAPGQELPALTLALTVLHAGGKFGGGGYKVSGGLHGVGVSVVNALSTRLVAEVRNRGHLWRQTFSLGVPDGPLEQVRPMAEGERTGTTITWWASPEIFETTTYSLQTITSRIREMAFLNKGLEIVVRDERSSAEAVAEAVEDDTVAEGVDGGADALQKSGAALEQVFKYDRGLVDFVQHLNRTKTVSNPTVISFEAESPPEVENHMSLEVAMQWTDTYNESVHTFANAINTAEGGTHEEGFRAALTTLVNSWGEDWGLMKKPEDRVKGEDIREGLTAIISIKLAEPQFEGQTKGKLGNTEAKGFTQRVVNDQLGAWFEQNPAEGREIIRKAQAAATARNAARKARDLARDRKGLLGKAGLPGKLSDCQSTNPAECEVFIVEGDSAGGSARQGRDPRIQAILPIRGKILNVEKARIDRILGNQEVQSIISALGTGIQEDFDLDKLRYHKVVLMADADVDGHHINTLLLTLLFRFMKPLIDHGHVYMAQPPLYRLRWNKPHEHEFVYSDSERDALMAAGIEAGKKLPKENPVQRYKGLGEMNAKELWETTMDPDQRLMLQVTLDDAAQADEIFSILMGEDVEQRRSFIQRNAKDVRFLDI; encoded by the coding sequence ATGTCCTCCCGGGTCGAGGGCGCGTACGACGCGTCGGCCATCCAGGTCCTCGAGGGCCTGGAGGCGGTGCGCAAGCGCCCCGGCATGTACATCGGCTCCACCGGCGAGCGCGGCCTGCACCACCTGATCTGGGAGATCGTGGACAACGCGGTCGACGAGCGGATGGCCGGCCACGCCGACCGGATCGTGGTGACGCTGTGCGACGACGGCGCGATGCGCGTCGAGGACAACGGTCGCGGCATCCCGACCGGCACCGCCCCGGGCCAGGAGCTGCCCGCGCTGACGCTCGCGCTGACCGTGCTCCACGCCGGTGGCAAGTTCGGCGGCGGCGGCTACAAGGTCTCCGGCGGTCTGCACGGCGTCGGCGTCTCGGTCGTCAACGCGCTCTCGACGCGGCTGGTCGCCGAGGTCCGCAACCGCGGCCACCTGTGGCGCCAGACCTTCAGCCTCGGCGTGCCCGACGGCCCGCTGGAGCAGGTGCGGCCGATGGCGGAGGGCGAGCGGACCGGCACGACCATCACCTGGTGGGCGAGCCCGGAGATCTTCGAGACCACGACGTACTCCCTGCAGACGATCACCTCCCGCATCCGGGAGATGGCCTTCCTCAACAAGGGCCTGGAGATCGTCGTGCGCGACGAGCGCAGCAGCGCCGAGGCGGTCGCGGAGGCGGTCGAGGACGACACGGTCGCCGAGGGCGTCGACGGCGGGGCCGACGCCCTGCAGAAGTCCGGCGCCGCGCTGGAGCAGGTCTTCAAGTACGACCGCGGGCTCGTCGACTTCGTCCAGCACCTCAACCGCACCAAGACCGTCTCGAACCCGACGGTGATCTCCTTCGAGGCCGAGTCGCCCCCCGAGGTCGAGAACCACATGTCGCTCGAGGTCGCGATGCAGTGGACCGACACCTACAACGAATCGGTGCACACCTTCGCCAACGCGATCAACACCGCCGAGGGCGGCACGCACGAGGAGGGCTTCCGCGCGGCGCTCACCACCCTGGTCAACTCCTGGGGCGAGGACTGGGGGCTGATGAAGAAGCCCGAGGACCGGGTCAAGGGCGAGGACATCCGCGAGGGCCTGACCGCGATCATCTCCATCAAGCTCGCCGAGCCGCAGTTCGAGGGCCAGACCAAGGGCAAGCTCGGCAACACCGAGGCCAAGGGCTTCACCCAGCGCGTGGTCAACGACCAGCTCGGCGCGTGGTTCGAGCAGAACCCCGCCGAGGGCCGCGAGATCATCCGCAAGGCGCAGGCGGCCGCGACCGCGCGCAACGCCGCCCGCAAGGCGCGCGACCTGGCCCGCGACCGCAAGGGCCTGCTCGGCAAGGCCGGCCTGCCCGGCAAGCTCTCGGACTGCCAGTCGACCAACCCCGCCGAGTGCGAGGTCTTCATCGTCGAGGGTGACTCCGCGGGCGGCTCGGCCCGCCAGGGCCGCGACCCGCGGATCCAGGCGATCCTCCCGATCCGCGGCAAGATCCTCAACGTCGAGAAGGCCCGCATCGACCGGATCCTGGGCAACCAGGAGGTCCAGTCGATCATCTCCGCGCTCGGCACGGGCATCCAGGAGGACTTCGACCTCGACAAGCTGCGCTACCACAAGGTCGTGCTGATGGCCGACGCCGACGTCGACGGCCACCACATCAACACCCTGCTGCTGACGCTGCTGTTCCGGTTCATGAAGCCGCTGATCGACCACGGCCACGTCTACATGGCCCAGCCGCCGCTGTACCGGCTGCGGTGGAACAAGCCCCACGAGCACGAGTTCGTCTACTCCGACTCCGAGCGCGACGCCCTGATGGCGGCGGGCATCGAGGCGGGCAAGAAGCTGCCCAAGGAGAACCCGGTCCAGCGCTACAAGGGTCTGGGCGAGATGAACGCCAAGGAGCTGTGGGAGACCACGATGGACCCCGACCAGCGCCTGATGCTGCAGGTCACCCTCGACGACGCGGCCCAGGCCGACGAGATCTTCTCCATCCTCATGGGCGAGGACGTCGAGCAGCGCCGCTCCTTCATCCAGCGCAACGCCAAGGACGTCCGTTTCCTGGACATCTAG